The Providencia rettgeri genome includes a window with the following:
- a CDS encoding 3-oxoacyl-(acyl carrier protein) synthase III, translating to MSGNQSITPLKIIASGVALPEHKILSSMLDEKLNKPKGFVEKHSGIEYRFHASHTDSQALLAAQAIQNALQANHIPPNSIDMLINASAIPVQALPC from the coding sequence ATGTCTGGTAACCAGTCAATAACTCCCCTTAAAATTATCGCTTCTGGTGTGGCACTTCCTGAGCATAAAATTCTCTCGTCCATGCTGGATGAAAAGTTAAATAAACCAAAAGGGTTTGTCGAAAAGCATTCAGGCATCGAATATCGCTTCCATGCAAGTCATACTGATTCACAAGCCCTTTTAGCCGCCCAGGCGATTCAAAATGCATTGCAGGCGAACCATATCCCACCAAACAGTATTGATATGTTGATTAATGCCTCTGCTATCCCAGTGCAAGCGCTACCGTGTTAA
- the fabH_2 gene encoding 3-oxoacyl-[acyl-carrier-protein] synthase 3 yields MIVSADIASRGIDWRDKESSLIFGDGAACVVVEKGDGNSGIISYTHTTHTAGIDFCEIRAGGTRCNPRSGMTDDDFLFHMQGKKLFRLASSLIEGFMQQVFNESGLQLKQIGTVIPHQASHLSLEHMRQRVGVTTEQLVDIYKHRGNQVAASIPSALHEAIITERFYEKPSAMLIGTAAGLALCAMVLVP; encoded by the coding sequence GTGATTGTTTCTGCGGATATCGCCTCGCGCGGTATTGACTGGCGGGATAAAGAGTCATCACTGATTTTTGGGGACGGTGCTGCTTGTGTTGTCGTGGAAAAAGGAGATGGAAATAGCGGAATTATTTCTTATACCCACACCACACATACTGCAGGCATTGATTTTTGTGAAATTCGCGCAGGTGGTACAAGATGTAATCCGCGCTCGGGTATGACCGATGATGACTTTCTGTTCCACATGCAAGGGAAAAAATTGTTTCGCCTCGCGTCTTCTTTGATTGAAGGTTTTATGCAACAGGTTTTCAATGAATCGGGTTTACAGCTCAAGCAAATTGGTACCGTGATCCCACACCAAGCGAGTCACCTTTCTTTAGAGCATATGCGCCAACGTGTCGGGGTAACAACGGAACAATTAGTCGATATCTATAAACATCGAGGGAATCAGGTTGCGGCCTCCATCCCTTCTGCATTACATGAAGCCATTATTACAGAACGTTTCTATGAAAAACCCAGTGCCATGTTAATCGGTACTGCTGCTGGGTTAGCGCTGTGCGCCATGGTATTAGTGCCATGA
- a CDS encoding Cholesterol dehydrogenase: MKILVTGATSGLGRNASEYLLERGIDVVACGRNQQAGEQLSQLGATFIAVELAELTVEEAKMLMAGCDAIWHCAALSSPWGKRQDFEKTNVHATQILAIAAGEAKISRFIHISTPAIYFNFTHQQNIHESTVNKHFANQYARTKYLAETMIEQCVSQFPATRYTILRPRGLFGPHDRVLLPRLLTQIKSRKGKLVLPNGGNNHFDLTYVGNVVHSMQLATFKETLPNGAIYNITNQQPQALKKTLNQLFNELNLECEIRSAPYPLLYAIASLLEVIGRLTGKEPLLTRYSLGAAYFTMTLDNQKAQQELGYYPLYSMQQGVHLTAKWLKKQENPC, from the coding sequence ATGAAAATATTGGTAACAGGCGCAACAAGTGGCCTGGGACGCAATGCTAGTGAGTACTTACTTGAAAGAGGCATTGATGTGGTCGCTTGTGGGCGAAACCAACAAGCAGGAGAACAACTAAGTCAATTAGGTGCAACATTTATTGCTGTTGAATTAGCTGAACTCACCGTTGAAGAAGCGAAAATGCTCATGGCGGGTTGTGATGCTATTTGGCATTGCGCCGCCCTTTCTTCGCCTTGGGGAAAACGCCAAGATTTTGAAAAAACAAATGTTCACGCCACTCAAATATTGGCTATCGCAGCAGGGGAAGCAAAAATCTCACGCTTTATCCATATTTCCACCCCTGCCATTTATTTTAATTTCACCCACCAGCAAAATATTCACGAGTCCACGGTTAATAAACATTTCGCTAACCAATATGCCAGAACAAAGTATTTAGCCGAAACCATGATCGAGCAATGCGTTAGTCAATTTCCGGCAACTCGTTATACTATTTTGCGCCCTCGTGGCTTATTTGGTCCTCATGATCGTGTTTTGCTACCGCGTTTGCTCACCCAAATAAAATCACGCAAGGGAAAACTGGTGTTACCTAATGGGGGAAATAACCATTTTGACCTCACCTATGTGGGAAATGTGGTTCACAGCATGCAGCTGGCGACGTTCAAAGAAACACTCCCTAACGGAGCCATTTACAATATTACCAACCAACAGCCACAAGCACTAAAAAAGACATTAAATCAATTGTTTAATGAACTTAATTTAGAGTGCGAAATTCGTTCAGCCCCTTACCCTTTGCTGTATGCTATTGCCAGTCTATTAGAAGTCATTGGCCGTTTAACGGGAAAAGAGCCATTACTCACACGCTATAGCCTCGGTGCAGCCTATTTCACCATGACATTAGATAACCAAAAGGCACAGCAAGAGCTGGGCTACTATCCTTTATATAGTATGCAACAAGGTGTTCATTTGACCGCAAAATGGCTGAAAAAACAGGAGAACCCATGCTAA
- the ahlD gene encoding N-acyl homoserine lactonase, translated as MLTIHQYEVGYCTHPGCVALKGASFKSCKFPARAWLIEDEHQCWLFDTGYATHFYDHTRHGIMRLYRAVTPVYFESKDALVNQLANDGLKPNDINGVILSHFHGDHIAGLRDFPSIPIICSGDGWAKTRPLTGFAALKNAFVSGLLPDDFEQRTVFYEGFPKVALPNELQILGEGYAVNQQKTLLIVPLPGHAAGHIGLCVLTNSGWILLAGDAAWSPTNYRELRGPMAIANIIMDDKQAYYETLNKLHEIDKRNVVIQLCHEGDLL; from the coding sequence ATGCTAACTATTCATCAATATGAAGTGGGTTATTGCACACATCCGGGCTGTGTCGCGTTAAAAGGCGCCAGTTTTAAATCTTGTAAATTTCCAGCAAGGGCATGGCTGATAGAGGATGAACACCAATGTTGGTTGTTTGATACCGGGTATGCCACTCATTTTTATGATCATACGCGCCATGGCATTATGCGGCTATATCGAGCAGTCACTCCAGTGTATTTCGAAAGCAAAGATGCCCTTGTCAATCAATTGGCTAATGATGGCCTAAAACCTAATGATATCAATGGTGTGATTTTATCTCATTTCCATGGTGACCATATCGCTGGGCTACGTGACTTCCCTAGCATCCCCATTATTTGTTCGGGGGATGGCTGGGCTAAAACACGCCCTTTGACTGGGTTTGCTGCATTGAAAAATGCCTTTGTCAGTGGACTATTACCAGATGACTTCGAACAACGCACTGTATTTTATGAAGGTTTCCCCAAGGTGGCGCTACCAAATGAATTGCAAATTTTAGGCGAAGGCTATGCAGTTAATCAGCAGAAAACCTTACTCATTGTCCCGCTCCCTGGGCATGCCGCTGGGCATATTGGTTTGTGTGTACTAACTAACTCAGGCTGGATATTGCTCGCAGGTGACGCAGCATGGTCTCCCACAAATTACCGAGAATTGCGTGGCCCTATGGCAATTGCCAATATCATTATGGATGATAAGCAGGCTTATTATGAAACACTAAATAAATTACATGAAATTGATAAGCGCAATGTGGTTATCCAACTGTGCCACGAAGGGGATTTATTGTGA
- a CDS encoding putative adenylate-forming enzyme yields MILSMLWHYWRARHLTFRNRGELEAYQQKRLAHFKRKVLAKNPYFQRYINQTLSNFPIMNKQIMMDNFDEMNTAGLLSQTLLECAQKSEQSRDFAPKVGRYSVGLSSGTSGRRGLFVVSPEEQNVWSGSMLAKMLPQGLFNGERVALFLRANNNLYESVNNRWISLRFYDLFSDFDLQLSALEQYQPSIIVAPAQVLCTIADAISQQKIQLNVQKVISVAEVLEPHDKQKLQRCFPHVGEVYQATEGFLGCSCSHGTMHLNEAFVHIEPNWLDNDRFSPIITDFTRKTQPIVRYQLDDVLVVKNTPCPCGSPEMAIERIEGRCDDLLQLPGYNGKMVTIFADPCARVIVNHLPVTADFRLTQQGNALYLQAECSPTELSLCQQQLTRYFTNQHVDISQLDWQLSTATITQTLSVKKRRITRKEAK; encoded by the coding sequence GTGATCCTTTCGATGCTTTGGCATTACTGGCGAGCTCGTCATTTAACGTTTCGTAACCGTGGCGAACTGGAAGCTTATCAACAAAAACGTTTAGCGCATTTTAAACGCAAAGTATTAGCGAAAAACCCCTATTTTCAGCGGTATATCAATCAGACATTATCTAATTTCCCCATAATGAATAAACAAATCATGATGGATAATTTTGATGAGATGAATACCGCCGGGCTGTTAAGCCAAACACTTCTAGAATGTGCGCAAAAAAGTGAGCAATCTCGGGATTTTGCCCCTAAAGTGGGGCGCTACAGTGTCGGGTTATCCTCTGGAACTTCGGGCCGTCGAGGCCTTTTCGTTGTCAGCCCAGAAGAACAAAATGTCTGGTCTGGCAGTATGTTAGCTAAAATGTTACCCCAAGGCCTGTTTAATGGTGAGCGTGTTGCTCTGTTTTTACGCGCCAATAATAACCTGTATGAAAGTGTCAATAACCGTTGGATTTCACTGCGGTTTTATGACCTTTTCTCGGATTTTGACCTGCAACTCAGCGCTCTTGAACAATATCAGCCTTCGATTATCGTTGCGCCAGCCCAAGTGTTATGTACGATTGCTGACGCCATCAGCCAGCAGAAAATTCAATTAAATGTACAAAAAGTGATTTCCGTCGCTGAAGTACTAGAACCTCATGACAAACAAAAATTACAGCGTTGCTTTCCCCATGTAGGGGAAGTTTATCAAGCAACAGAAGGGTTTTTAGGCTGTAGTTGTTCTCATGGTACTATGCATTTAAATGAAGCTTTTGTGCATATTGAACCTAATTGGCTTGATAATGACCGCTTTTCACCCATTATCACGGACTTTACGCGCAAAACACAGCCTATCGTACGTTATCAACTCGATGATGTTTTAGTGGTGAAAAATACACCTTGCCCTTGTGGCTCTCCTGAAATGGCGATTGAACGTATTGAGGGTCGCTGTGATGATTTGCTTCAACTTCCGGGCTATAACGGCAAAATGGTGACTATTTTTGCAGATCCCTGCGCGCGGGTGATTGTGAATCACTTGCCTGTTACTGCTGACTTTCGCTTAACCCAGCAAGGCAACGCATTATATTTACAGGCTGAATGTTCTCCTACAGAGCTATCTCTCTGCCAGCAACAGCTAACACGCTATTTTACAAA